From Nymphaea colorata isolate Beijing-Zhang1983 chromosome 6, ASM883128v2, whole genome shotgun sequence, a single genomic window includes:
- the LOC116256138 gene encoding potassium channel AKT1-like, with product MRVPVCGGDQLGSLEDSHYSLSHGILPPLGARSNRRVKLKDFIISPYDRRYRAWEIFLILLVIYSAWVSPFEFGFLNAAKGTLAVLDNVVNAFFAVDIVMTFFVAYVDRNTYLLIDDRRKITRKYLFSWFILDVISTIPSELARKILPRSLRSYGFFNMLRLWRLRRVSALFARLEKDRKFSYFWVRCVKLICVTLFAVHCAGCFYYLLAAKYPDPAKTWIGASLPDFKSETLWVRYVTSMYWSITTLTTVGYGDLHPQNEREMIFDIAYMLFNLGLTAYLIGNMTNLVVHGTSRTRKFRDTIQAASSFGIRNQLPTRLQDQMLAHLCLKYRTDSEGLQQQETLDSLPKAIRSSISHYLFYALVDKVYLFGGVSTDLIFQLVSEMKAEYFPPKEDVILQNEAPTDFYILVTGAVDLIMYKNGSEQIVGDARAGDVIGEIGVLCYRPQLFTVRTRRLCQLLRMNRTTFLNIVQSNAGDGTIILRNFLQHLKESDDPVMQGVLAETENMLKRGRMHLPLNLCFAAQRGDDSLLKQLLQSGLDPNEADISGKTALHIAAADGNEKCVQLLIDHNADVNIRDLDGSVPLWESIVSGHDAVSKLLFENGANLQSGDMANFACVAAERSSIQMLKDIVYYGGDVTIARSNGTTALHVAVCEGNVDAVKFLVDHGADIKKPDQQGWTPVALAEQQCHEEIKALFSSMGGSCLSKTGSDSHLLAPKLAPPTLKNASSMPNPLFLRPSFTVDQHRRESDNFRNSLFGILSLAHDFGKGVGPVSLEDQKNGTIGGEVIPKRVTIHGLRTGHDGGKLIWLPGTMEELLHIGAEKFGLLPTRVLTVDKADIDDISLIRDGDHLFLVEDGKSTVFKEETGEL from the exons ATGAGAGTTCCGGTGTGCGGGGGTGACCAGCTGGGCTCGTTAGAGGACAGCCATTACAGCCTTTCGCATGGCATCCTCCCTCCACTTGGCGCCAGGAGCAACCGCCGAGTCAAGCTTAAGGACTTCATCATCTCTCCTTATGATCGTCGTTACag AGCGTGGGAAATTTTTCTAATCCTTCTGGTTATCTACTCTGCGTGGGTGTCACCGTTCGAGTTTGGATTCCTGAATGCGGCAAAGGGAACCCTTGCGGTGTTGGATAATGTCGTCAATGCGTTCTTCGCAGTTGATATTGTCATGACCTTCTTTGTTGCTTACGTCGATAGGAACACGTACCTGCTTATCGATGATCGACGAAAGATTACTCGGAAATACTTGTTTTCTTGGTTTATTCTAGATGTCATCTCCACTATACCATCGGAGCTTGCTCGAAAGATCTTACCGAGAAGCCTCAGATCTTATGGGTTCTTCAACATGCTTAGACTGTGGCGGCTTCGGAGAGTTAGTGCTCTATTTGCCAG GTTGGAGAAGGACAGAAAATTCAGCTACTTTTGGGTTCGCTGTGTGAAGCTTATCTGT GTAACTTTGTTTGCAGTTCATTGTGCTGGGTGTTTCTATTATCTCCTTGCAGCAAAGTACCCTGACCCAGCAAAAACATGGATTGGAGCATCGTTGCCTGATTTTAAATCAGAAACCTTGTGGGTCCGCTATGTGACATCAATGTATTGGTCAATTACCACACTTACTACTGTTGGATATGGTGACCTACATCcgcaaaatgaaagagagatgATATTTGATATTGCATACATGTTATTCAATCTTGGATTGACTGCATATTTGATTGGTAACATGACTAATCTAGTAGTCCATGGTACCAGCCGTACAAGGAAATTT AGAGATACAATTCAAGCAGCCTCAAGTTTTGGAATACGAAATCAGTTACCTACACGGTTGCAAGATCAAATGCTTGCACATTTGTGTCTAAAGTACAGAACTGATTCAGAAGGACTGCAGCAGCAAGAAACTCTAGACTCCCTTCCAAAAGCCATTCGTTCCAGCATTTCCCACTATCTATTCTATGCTCTAGTTGATAAAGTTTATCTATTTGGAGGGGTTTCAACTGATTTGATTTTTCAGTTG GTCTCTGAGATGAAAGCTGAATATTTTCCACCAAAGGAGGATGTTATCTTGCAAAATGAAGCACCTACAGACTTTTATATTCTGGTGACTGGTGCTGTG GACCTTATTATGTACAAGAATGGATCGGAGCAG ATTGTCGGTGATGCACGTGCTGGAGACGTTATTGGAGAAATAGGAGTTTTATGTTACAGGCCTCAACTATTTACAGTTCGTACAAGGAGACTTTGCCAGCTTTTACGGATGAATCGTACCACGTTCCTGAATATAGTTCAGTCTAATGCTGGAGATGGAACCATAATCCTTCGTAATTTTTTGCAG CACTTGAAAGAAAGTGATGATCCAGTGATGCAAGGAGTTCTAGCAGAGACTGAGAATATGCTAAAGAGAGGAAGAATGCATTTGCCTCTTAACCTTTGTTTTGCTGCACAAAGAGGAGATGACTCGCTATTGAAACAACTATTACAAAGTGGATTAGACCCAAATGAAGCTGACATAAGCGGGAAAACAGCACTG CATATAGCAGCAGCTGatggaaatgaaaaatgtgTTCAACTTCTGATTGATCATAACGCAGACGTTAACATCCGAG ATTTGGATGGAAGTGTACCACTATGGGAATCAATAGTTTCAGGACATGATGCAGTGAGCAAGCTGTTATTTGAAAATGGTGCAAATCTACAATCTGGTGACATGGCCAACTTTGCTTGTGTTGCTGCTGAGCGCAGCAGTATTCAGATGCTGAAGGACATAGTGTATTATGGTGGTGACGTAACAATTGCAAGGAGCAATGGGACAACTGCACTTCATGTGGCTGTCTGTGAAGGGAATGTTGATGCTGTCAAGTTTCTTGTAGACCATGGTGCTGACATTAAGAAGCCAGATCAACAAGGTTGGACCCCAGTTGCATTGGCAGAGCAGCAGTGCCATGAAGAGATAAAGGCTCTATTCAGCTCCATGGGAGGGAGCTGTCTTAGTAAGACGGGATCCGATTCTCATTTATTGGCACCAAAGCTGGCTCCTCCTACACTGAAGAATGCCAGTAGCATGCCTAACCCACTCTTCCTCCGGCCTTCATTTACAGTTGATCAACATAGGCGAGAATCAGACAACTTTCGGAATTCACTCTTTGGTATCCTGTCTTTGGCACATGATTTTGGTAAAGGAGTGGGTCCAGTGTCTCTTGAAGACCAGAAGAATGGCACAATAGGAGGTGAGGTCATCCCTAAGAGAGTGACGATACATGGTCTCCGAACAGGCCATGATGGTGGGAAGCTTATTTGGCTGCCTGGGACAATGGAAGAGCTACTTCATATTGGTGCCGAGAAGTTTGGCCTTTTGCCTACACGGGTCCTAACTGTAGATAAAGCTGATATTGATGACATAAGCTTAATAAGGGATGGAGATCATTTGTTTCTAGTTGAAGATGGGAAGTCAACTGTTTTTAAAGAAGAGACAGGAGAGTTGTAA